A genome region from Conger conger chromosome 16, fConCon1.1, whole genome shotgun sequence includes the following:
- the arhgap44a gene encoding rho GTPase-activating protein 44, producing the protein MKKQFNRMRQLANQTVGRAEKTEVLSEDLLQVEKRLELVKQVSHSTHKRLTACLQGQQGAEVEKRSVKSPSKKLPLTTLAQCLLEGAAVLGDDSLLGKMLKLCGDTEDKLAQELILFEFQIERDVVEPLYVLAEVEIPNIQKQRRHLAKLVLDMDSSRTRWQQSSKSSSHPSNQQQGGAKADHLREEMEEAANRMEICRDQLSADMYNFVAKEIDYANYFQTLIEVQAEYHRKSLEILQSVLPQIKAHQEAWVEKPSFGKPLEEHLTVSGREIAFPIEACVTMLLECGMQEEGLFRVAPSASKLKKLKASLDCGVLDVQEYSADPHAIAGALKSYLRELPEPLMTFDLYDEWIQASNIQDQDKRLQALLTACEKLPPDNINNFRYLIKFLAKLTEYQDANKMTPGNIAIVLGPNLLWAQTEGNITEMMTTVSLQIVGIIEPIIQHADWFFPGDIEFNLTGNYGSPAHTNHNSNYSTTPSPDMDHADRKQHEQGRRPLSVATDNMMLEFYKKDGMGVRVMDTSWVSRRGSSTLARKASSTPPSVQAPTASADSLIPEQPGELSASPSPTPPPTAGERPGSDDMSSHASESCYVYPSPGENRPPPPYPTSHHYYPKVPPCPRPVAPGPESIPPGDSPPPVRWATASPPVLPPSSSPPQQLDINSNPKPSCLHLPKPSTICDAPPPEASVTKPPPVLSRIEPSLGGPSSLTQSAPPPWGACACIRERGPRLASSLKNKELSPMVGHKGIQVPGPTVPPTACPQGSAQAQPSEHSPHTLRKVSKKLAPIPPKVPYVQSGGVSDQSTGHPSPVSLSPTPPSTPSPYGLGCPPGYATMSSPGQPPPPGGAHSLSSPPSLTGTLTKSRPAPKPRQRPSLPPPQPPTAPGLSSTSPQPMEHTLLDTMAPGESMSTADIFSLEIPSFSVELGSLLDEFRVAPCRKSVAVTDASEGRAESEEPENTLL; encoded by the exons GGCAGAAAAAACAGAAGTGTTGAGTGAGGACCTTCTGCAG GTGGAGAAGCGTCTGGAGTTGGTGAAGCAGGTCTCCCACAGCACTCACAAGAGGCTCACCGCCTGCCTGCAgggacagcagggggcagaaGTGGAGAAGAGGTCCGTCAAATCCCCTTCG AAAAAGCTTCCACTTACCACACTTGCACAGTGTCTGCTAGAGGGAGCTGCAGTGCTGGGAGACGACTCTCTGTTAGG AAAGATGCTGAAGCTGTGTGGAGACACCGAGGACAAGCTGGCCCAGGAGCTCATCCTCTTCGAGTTCCAGATCGAACGAGATGTGGTTGAACCACTCTATGTCCTGGCTGAG GTGGAAATCCCCAACATCCAGAAGCAGAGGAGACATTTAGCCAAGCTCGTCCTAGACATGGACTCCTCACGGACCCG GTGGCAGCAGTCCTCAAAGTCTTCAAGCCATCCCAGTAACCAGCAGCAGGGTGGGGCCAAGGCCGACCATCTcagggaggagatggaggaggcgGCCAATCGGATGGAGATCTGCAGG GATCAATTGTCGGCAGATATGTATAATTTTGTGGCCAAAGAAATAGACTATGCAAACTACTTTCAGACG TTAATAGAAGTACAGGCCGAGTACCACAGGAAGTCTTTAGAAATCCTGCAAAGTGTCCTGCCTCAGATCAAAGCTCATCAAG AGGCCTGGGTGGAGAAGCCTTCATTTGGGAAGCCACTGGAAGAGCACCTGACAGTCAGCGGCCGAGAGATCGCCTTCCCCATCGAGGCCTGTGTGACCATGCTGCTGGAGTGTGGCatgcaggaggag GGCCTGTTCAGAGTGGCTCCCTCAGCCTCTAAGCTAAAGAAGCTAAAGGCATCGCTGGACTGTGGAGTTCTGGATGTGCAGGAGTATTCCGCTGACCCCCACGCCATCGCGG gggcaCTGAAATCGTACCTACGTGAGCTCCCGGAGCCAttaatgacctttgacctctatGATGAGTGGATCCAGGCTTCAAA TATTCAAGATCAGGACAAGAGACTGCAGGCGCTACTGACAGCTTGTGAGAAGCTTCCCCCAGACAACATCAACAATTTCAG GTATTTGATCAAATTTCTGGCCAAGCTGACCGAGTACCAGGATGCCAACAAGATGACGCCAGGCAACATAGCCATCGTCCTGGGGCCCAACCTGCTCTGGGCCCAAACTGAAGG GAACATCACAGAGATGATGACCACTGTGTCCCTGCAGATAGTGGGCATCATTGAACCCATCATCCAGCATGCTGACTGGTTCTTCCCTGGAG ACATCGAGTTCAACCTGACGGGGAACTACGGCAGCCCCgcccacactaaccacaactcCAACTACagcaccaccccctcccccgacATGGACCACGCCGACCGCAAGCAGCACGAGCAGGGCCGACGCCCGCTCAGCGTCGCCACGGACAACATGATGCTGGAGTTCTATAAGAAGGATGG tatGGGGGTGCGTGTGATGGACACCTCGTGGGTGTCGCGGAGGGGCTCCTCCACGCTGGCGCGCaaggcctcctccacccccccgaGCGTGCAGGCCCCCACCGCATCAGCCGACTCGCTGATCCCTGAGCAGCCTGGAGAGCTCAGCGCCTCGCCCTCCCCCACGCCCCCGCCCACAGCCGGGGAGCGGCCCGG CTCAGATGACATGTCCTCACACGCCTCGGAGTCCTGTTACGTGTATCCGTCCCCAGGAGAGAACCGGCCACCTCCCCCCTACCCCACCTCCCACCATTACTACCCCAAGGTcccaccctgcccccgcccTGTCGCCCCCGGCCCCGAATCCATCCCCCCGGGGGACTCCCCCCCTCCGGTCCGCTGGGCCACGGCCAGCCCCCCCGTCCTGCCCCCTTCCTCATCGCCCCCCCAGCAGCTGGACATAAACTCCAACCCCAAACCTAGCTGCCTACACCTTCCCAAACCCAGCACCATCTGCGACGCCCCCCCGCCCGAGGCCAGCGTCACCAAACCGCCCCCCGTGCTGTCCCGGATCGAGCCCTCCCTGGGGGGGCCCTCCAGCCTCACCCAGTCAGCCCCCCCTCCGTGGGGAGCCTGCGCCTGTATTCGAGAGAGAGGACCCAGGCTGGCTAG ttcacTGAAGAACAAGGAGCTCTCTCCCATGGTTGGGCACAAGGGCATCCAGGTGCCAGGTCCCACAGTACCCCCTACTGCCTGTCCACAGGGCAGTGCCCAGGCCCAACCCAGCGAGCATAGCCCTCACACTCTACGCAAAG TGTCGAAGAAGCTGGCTCCCATCCCACCGAAGGTGCCGTACGTTCAGTCGGGGGGGGTGTCGGACCAGTCCACAGGTCACCCGTCCCCCGTCAGCCTGTCCCCGACCCCGCCCAGCACCCCCTCCCCGTACGGACTGGGATGTCCCCCGGGGTACGCCACCATGTCCTCCCCTggccagcccccgccccccggggGGGCTCACTCCCTGtcctccccaccctccctgaCGGGCACGCTCACCAAATCCCGGCCCGCCCCAAAGCCCAGGCAGAGGCCCAGCCTGCCGCCCCCGCAGCCCCCCACCGCCCCGGGACTGTCCAGCACCAGCCCCCAGCCTATGGAGCATACCCTGCTGGACACCATGGCCCCCGGAGAGAGCATGTCCACAG CAGATATCTTTAGCCTGGAAATCCCCTCCTTCAGTGTTGAGTTGGGCAGCCTCCTGGATGAGTTCAgggtcgccccctgcaggaagtCTGTGGCGGTGACGGACGCATCGGAGGGGAGGGCTGAATCCGAGGAGCCAGAGAACACGTTACTATGA
- the LOC133114795 gene encoding RING finger protein 222, producing the protein METQESTATEVETQDMECPVCYECFGNTERTLSCGHVFCHDCLVKTLVSVSRDGHITRENIICPICRHLTFISKQNTIVANTCKDVESGQSLEVPVSLLAGTPSHPSENQDWPFTRTSPRPAYTGLRRALQYFRWISTRLTQPQFKSQNNVSQIFIISSQGRPMADEDEISVVTTTVNEPIQRRRQRRRICTTARCLLILLVLFTVLTLIIASLPWILLG; encoded by the coding sequence ATGGAAACACAAGAAAGCACGGCGACTGAGGTCGAAACGCAGGATATGGAGTGTCCAGTGTGCTATGAATGTTTCGGAAACACGGAGAGGACGCTGAGCTGTGGGCATGTCTTTTGTCACGACTGCCTCGTAAAAACGTTGGTCAGCGTGAGCAGGGACGGACATATTACAAGAGAGAACATTATTTGTCCCATCTGCAGACATCTAACTTTCATCTCCAAACAGAATACCATCGTTGCTAACACTTGCAAGGATGTCGAGAGTGGGCAGAGTCTGGaggtccctgtgtctctccttgCTGGGACCCCGTCACATCCTTCAGAAAACCAGGACTGGCCGTTCACGCGCACTTCGCCGCGGCCAGCATACACTGGACTCAGGCGGGCTCTTCAGTACTTCAGGTGGATTTCAACGAGATTGACCCAGCCACAGTTTAAGAGCCAGAACAATGTATCGCAGATTTTCATCATCAGTAGCCAAGGTCGGCCAATGGCGGACGAGGACGAAATTAGTGTGGTGACGACCACTGTTAATGAGCCCATCCAGCGACGACGGCAGAGAAGGAGAATTTGCACGACTGCACGGTGCCTTCTTATATTGCTTGTATTATTTACTGTACTAACGTTAATCATTGCTTCGCTGCCGTGGATTCTATTGGGTTAA